A window of the Candidatus Neomarinimicrobiota bacterium genome harbors these coding sequences:
- a CDS encoding GNAT family N-acetyltransferase — MELKTPDNIKIRAANADDALIGTQLIYLPMGELGDFLFGLGEPGMAQEVLGKLFAEACNLFSHQFAYIAIKSDQVVGLLLAYPGPLIRNLALTMAKQLLNIYGVPRMGRFIWNAVPLSRIREPAPDEYFINTLAVLPDYQGQGIGTQLLAYAEYQAKSEGMRKCALDVDIENDGACRLYSRLGYSIVNSVRSKRLIRRIGHQGLYRMVKILA, encoded by the coding sequence ATGGAACTCAAGACGCCAGACAACATAAAAATTCGGGCTGCCAACGCCGACGATGCCCTAATTGGTACCCAATTGATATATCTCCCCATGGGCGAACTGGGAGACTTTCTGTTTGGTTTGGGCGAACCGGGAATGGCACAGGAGGTATTGGGAAAACTCTTCGCAGAAGCGTGCAACCTATTCAGCCACCAATTCGCCTATATAGCAATCAAAAGTGATCAGGTGGTGGGCCTGCTGCTGGCATATCCCGGCCCCCTGATCAGGAACCTGGCTCTGACAATGGCCAAGCAACTACTCAACATATATGGCGTCCCTAGAATGGGCCGCTTTATCTGGAACGCCGTGCCCCTGTCCAGGATCAGGGAACCGGCGCCCGACGAATATTTCATCAATACCTTAGCGGTCCTGCCTGACTACCAGGGCCAGGGCATTGGTACCCAATTGCTTGCCTATGCTGAGTATCAGGCCAAATCTGAGGGTATGCGTAAATGCGCCCTGGATGTCGATATTGAAAATGATGGGGCCTGCCGTCTCTATTCGCGCCTGGGTTATAGCATTGTGAACAGCGTCAGGAGCAAGCGGCTGATAAGGCGGATCGGACATCAGGGCCTTTATCGAATGGTTAAAATCTTAGCGTGA